The genome window TTGTACTTCCTTCAGGCcttggttcgtgtaaaagcaCTTCAAGACCGGTGCGTGGCCAAAGAAGGCGTCGTTTCTCGGGTTAGGAGGCATAACGCCAATCTGATGGATCAGCAAGCGCAATATAAGGAGGCCGTCCGTCTCTTAAACTCAGAGCTGAAGGATGTAAAGGAGAAGTTGGGAGAGGCTGAGGGTCAGCAGAAGAAGCTTGAGGAGGAGGTTTCATCCTTACGTGCACAAGTAGAGACGGCTGGGACTGATGCGGTCCAAAAATTCAAGACAACCCAGTCATTTATTGACTCCTGCGCTGATTATTACGGCACAGGTTTCGACGATTGTCTGAGGCAGGTAGCGTCAGCTTATCCAGAGTTGGATCTATCCGGAATTACCATGGACGCCTCCGTGCCGATGACTCCTGCTCGTGAAACTGTTGCTGACAAAGGTGACGGACCTATTAGTTTGGACTCTTTGCTTAATGATGCCGGAGTTATTTTGGCTCAGCCAGCCGTCACTATTCCTGCCGAGTCTTCAGATGCGGCACAAATTGCCAAGGATAAAGCTGACGGGGTCTCCAAGGATGTTCCTGCCATTTAACCATAGCTtttctattgtaatttttgaacaatgtttttaaatgtCCTTTTGTTTATTGGGCTTTTTACCTGTAACTCTATTTGCCCCTTTTTATG of Quercus lobata isolate SW786 chromosome 8, ValleyOak3.0 Primary Assembly, whole genome shotgun sequence contains these proteins:
- the LOC115955293 gene encoding uncharacterized protein LOC115955293, with the protein product MEAAKQRVRAAAARKKEEEKAKGKEGASTPHSSLKSSVKRKADGKDDPPSKKVAVSAGDVPSTKSPPKSGHGAGKGVMTSSGPVIEGPRCLLTHKDYAVEGVESLIKQTDLDPCAQLGTEDLGASAFFDIARALVRVKALQDRCVAKEGVVSRVRRHNANLMDQQAQYKEAVRLLNSELKDVKEKLGEAEGQQKKLEEEVSSLRAQVETAGTDAVQKFKTTQSFIDSCADYYGTGFDDCLRQVASAYPELDLSGITMDASVPMTPARETVADKGDGPISLDSLLNDAGVILAQPAVTIPAESSDAAQIAKDKADGVSKDVPAI